The genomic stretch CATCCCATCCAGCAATTCATCTAGAGTGTATTTTTTACGTCGATGCGGTGTCAAAACAATCTTGCCATCAATAATCTCAATATTGATTTCGCTTCCAGCCTGAATTTGTACCTGTTCAGCTATAGCTTGCGGAATGCGTACAGCTAAACTATTACCCCACTTCGCGATCGCGGCAGTCATAAAAATCACCGTCAATGTATCTATATTGTATCTACATTAGCTTAATTTACGATCTTTGGTTTCTTTGAAGGGATCGCCTTGCTAATTCGTGATGATAGATTTTAGGCGATCGCCTTAGCTACTGATGTTTTGCTAAACTACGAATAACTTAAGCGTGAGAAAAATAAAATGACCACCTTAGAAATAGCGATCGCCAAAATCAAAAATTTACCCGCCGAACAACATAACGAAGTGATTAGATTTATTGAGTTCCTAGAATTCAAAGTAAGTAAACCTAGTGATAGCCAAACAAACATAAGAACTGAGGAGAAAGAGATTTCTTTTGCTGAAGCTGCCAAAGACTTTATCGGTTGTTTAGATAGTAATCTCGAAGATTTATCTTATAACCCCAAATACATGGAAGGATTTGGTAAATAATGTCAAAAAGT from Pseudanabaena sp. Chao 1811 encodes the following:
- a CDS encoding AbrB/MazE/SpoVT family DNA-binding domain-containing protein; the protein is MTAAIAKWGNSLAVRIPQAIAEQVQIQAGSEINIEIIDGKIVLTPHRRKKYTLDELLDGMTSEHLHAETSTGVSVGNEAW